One genomic segment of Deinococcus sp. HSC-46F16 includes these proteins:
- a CDS encoding NAD(P)-dependent oxidoreductase, protein MTLAAFLNLSGEAAVVVGGGPVALRRARTLLGAGLRVRVVAPALHPDLAALPVGHDPRPYRPGDVAGARVVVAATDSAEVNAAVAAEAHAAGALVNHAGDAAQGTLRFPAVTRRGGVEVAFTTGRELPLLAQALAERLAGLLPAPEQVDAWAERREAALTLPGTEREAAIAALRADIRAAVGLPPAGVGA, encoded by the coding sequence GTGACGCTGGCCGCCTTCCTGAATCTGAGCGGTGAGGCTGCGGTGGTCGTGGGGGGTGGCCCGGTGGCGCTGCGCCGTGCCCGCACCCTGCTGGGTGCCGGACTGCGGGTGCGGGTGGTGGCCCCCGCGCTGCACCCCGACCTCGCCGCGCTTCCCGTGGGGCACGATCCCCGCCCCTATCGCCCCGGCGACGTGGCGGGGGCGCGGGTGGTCGTGGCGGCGACGGACAGCGCCGAGGTCAACGCCGCCGTGGCGGCCGAGGCCCACGCGGCGGGCGCTCTGGTCAACCACGCCGGGGACGCCGCGCAGGGCACCCTGCGCTTTCCCGCCGTGACCCGCCGGGGTGGGGTAGAGGTGGCTTTTACCACCGGGCGCGAACTGCCGCTGCTCGCGCAGGCCCTCGCCGAGCGCCTCGCCGGGCTGCTCCCGGCCCCCGAGCAGGTGGACGCCTGGGCCGAGCGCCGCGAGGCCGCGCTGACCCTGCCGGGGACCGAGCGGGAGGCCGCCATCGCCGCGCTGCGGGCCGATATCCGCGCGGCCGTGGGCCTCCCGCCCGCCGGGGTGGGCGCATGA
- the hemA gene encoding glutamyl-tRNA reductase: MTLACPTGRALLAGAHVPPPASLDFVVVGLNHQTAPVEVRERAAVRAGNEAAVLSHLSPFAREVMLLATCNRTEVYLAGLRGDPRAVFGDAWGGDLGEHLYVHRGEAAATHLYRVAAGLDSLVIGETQIQGQVKRAWQASRDLGLSGTVLNKVAQGALAAGKRVRTETGLADRVVSVSSAAVELAHSALGGLAGRTALILGAGETAELTLTHLRAAGVEDVIVVNRTAERARALAERVGGRACAAELLHEALPLADVVIASSAAPHYVLHPEGVAAALEGRPGRPMFLIDISVPRILDPEIGGVAGAHLYNLDDLTAIVSRNLQSRRAALPHAEAIVREGVSDLTRWNLTREAQRALRAGRELAAASD, translated from the coding sequence ATGACGCTGGCCTGCCCGACGGGCCGCGCCCTGCTCGCCGGGGCGCACGTGCCCCCGCCCGCCTCGCTCGACTTCGTGGTGGTGGGCCTGAACCACCAGACCGCCCCGGTCGAGGTCCGCGAGCGGGCCGCCGTCCGCGCCGGGAACGAGGCCGCCGTGCTCTCGCACCTCTCGCCCTTTGCCCGCGAGGTCATGCTGCTGGCGACCTGCAACCGCACCGAGGTCTACCTCGCGGGGCTGCGCGGCGACCCCCGCGCCGTCTTCGGGGACGCGTGGGGCGGGGACCTGGGTGAGCACCTGTACGTCCACCGGGGCGAGGCGGCGGCCACCCACCTCTACCGGGTGGCGGCGGGGCTCGACAGCCTGGTGATCGGGGAGACGCAGATTCAGGGGCAGGTCAAGCGGGCGTGGCAGGCCTCGCGCGACCTCGGGCTATCGGGGACGGTCCTGAACAAGGTCGCGCAGGGGGCACTCGCGGCGGGCAAGCGGGTCCGCACCGAGACGGGCCTCGCCGACCGGGTGGTCAGCGTGTCGAGCGCCGCCGTCGAACTCGCGCACTCGGCGCTGGGGGGCCTCGCGGGGCGCACCGCCCTGATTCTGGGCGCGGGCGAAACCGCCGAGCTGACCCTGACCCACCTGCGGGCGGCGGGGGTGGAGGACGTGATCGTGGTCAACCGCACCGCCGAGCGGGCGCGGGCGCTCGCCGAGCGGGTGGGGGGCCGCGCCTGCGCCGCCGAACTGCTGCACGAGGCGCTGCCCCTGGCGGACGTGGTGATCGCGTCGAGCGCCGCACCCCACTACGTTCTGCATCCGGAAGGGGTGGCGGCAGCGCTGGAAGGGCGCCCGGGGCGGCCCATGTTCCTGATCGACATCAGCGTGCCGCGCATCCTCGACCCCGAGATCGGGGGCGTGGCGGGAGCACACCTCTACAACCTCGACGACCTCACCGCCATCGTCAGCCGCAACCTCCAGTCGCGCCGCGCCGCCTTGCCCCACGCCGAGGCGATCGTCCGCGAGGGCGTCTCCGACCTGACCCGCTGGAACCTCACCCGCGAGGCGCAGCGGGCCTTGCGGGCCGGGCGTGAGCTGGCGGCGGCAAGCGACTGA
- a CDS encoding folate-binding protein YgfZ yields the protein MWTRLPSSALRLTGSDRVDFAQGQMTNDLRGAPTPGLVAACFLNVRGQIEFFAHVYRRPGDVYLHLGAGQAPALEGRLRRYIIFDQVELADLSEDLRTIHVWREADLPGWDPAGGDAQEFGLAGATVLGGRVNRTGAPGVDLHFLARQEEAVLGALAGAGVALPELHAARIRAGIPDVDADGFAGTLIPEIGLDVGGPLPAISYRKGCYVGQEIMARLEARGQARYALARLRGEGLPERAEVTQGGKVVGQSGAFAQGLSLARLRRELAAGDRVEVGGVPATVETLTPLSAAPADV from the coding sequence ATGTGGACCCGCCTTCCCTCCAGCGCCCTGCGCCTGACCGGGTCAGACCGGGTGGACTTCGCGCAGGGGCAGATGACCAATGACCTGCGGGGAGCACCCACCCCCGGCCTGGTCGCCGCCTGCTTCCTGAACGTGCGCGGGCAGATCGAGTTCTTCGCCCATGTGTACAGGCGCCCCGGCGACGTGTACCTCCACCTCGGGGCGGGGCAGGCCCCGGCGCTGGAGGGGCGGCTGCGGCGTTACATCATCTTCGATCAGGTGGAGCTGGCCGATCTGTCGGAGGACCTCCGCACCATTCACGTCTGGCGTGAAGCCGATCTCCCCGGCTGGGACCCGGCGGGCGGCGACGCGCAGGAGTTCGGGCTGGCAGGGGCCACCGTGCTGGGCGGGCGCGTGAACCGCACCGGGGCGCCGGGGGTGGACCTGCACTTCCTCGCCCGGCAGGAGGAGGCGGTGCTGGGGGCGCTGGCGGGCGCCGGGGTCGCCCTCCCCGAGCTGCACGCCGCCCGCATCCGCGCCGGGATTCCCGACGTGGACGCCGACGGCTTCGCGGGCACCCTGATTCCGGAGATCGGGCTGGACGTGGGCGGCCCCCTCCCGGCCATCAGCTACCGCAAGGGCTGCTACGTGGGCCAGGAGATCATGGCCCGGCTGGAGGCGCGGGGACAGGCCCGCTACGCCCTGGCGCGGCTGCGCGGCGAGGGCCTCCCCGAGCGGGCCGAGGTGACCCAGGGCGGGAAAGTGGTCGGGCAGTCGGGCGCCTTTGCCCAGGGCCTCAGCCTCGCCCGGCTGCGGCGCGAACTCGCGGCGGGGGACCGGGTGGAGGTGGGCGGCGTGCCCGCGACCGTCGAAACCCTGACGCCCCTTTCGGCCGCTCCTGCCGATGTTTGA
- a CDS encoding GNAT family N-acetyltransferase — MYGRTSRLVLVPLTREVIAGRLAQAPFTATLSTPDGPLTVTYPPAWPGDLLPLLPARLAAFDPGRERWSATLVEQATGTAIGQMGAKGGGVPDEAGDVEIGYGLNPDVWGRGYATEAVGVLVAALLARPEVRRVTAWAAVANPASARVLEKLGFVSVGTAWDEDDGDLTGWARAR; from the coding sequence ATGTATGGCCGCACCTCCCGCCTCGTCCTTGTCCCCCTCACCCGCGAGGTCATCGCGGGACGGCTCGCGCAGGCCCCCTTCACGGCCACCCTTTCCACGCCAGACGGCCCCCTCACCGTGACCTACCCCCCGGCGTGGCCCGGCGACCTGCTGCCCCTTCTGCCCGCACGGCTGGCGGCCTTCGACCCTGGGCGCGAACGCTGGAGCGCCACCCTGGTCGAGCAGGCGACCGGCACGGCCATCGGCCAGATGGGCGCCAAGGGCGGCGGCGTGCCCGATGAGGCGGGTGACGTGGAGATCGGCTACGGCCTCAACCCCGACGTCTGGGGCCGGGGCTACGCGACCGAGGCGGTCGGCGTATTGGTGGCGGCCCTGCTCGCCCGCCCCGAGGTCCGGCGGGTGACCGCGTGGGCGGCCGTGGCCAACCCCGCGAGCGCCCGCGTGCTGGAGAAGCTGGGCTTCGTGTCCGTCGGCACCGCCTGGGACGAGGACGACGGCGACCTGACCGGGTGGGCGCGGGCCAGATAA
- a CDS encoding ABC transporter permease encodes MTTVPAAPAAPEKRSAVRDFLSSRPIQKLRRNKLAMLGLIAALLFLLVGFFAPLIARPSVGSNCLRDLGASSPQEIANPLGGVFWKAHFAAPDSCYAIERESFSPTPSPPSAEAPFGTSQGYDIFYGLIWGTRTMFKLSFIIVGITLLVGVIIGAISGYYGGWIDNLIQRFIDVLFALPGLVLTIILITFLKASNPGIDPAFPIIAAYTVTGWASYARIVRGDVLRTRQLEFVDAARSLGARDWRLIRRHIIPNSLASVITLAVLDLGTIPLSIAALSFLGLGFPTGYAEWGQLVDFARAWLQPQYWYVMVYPAAFIILFSLAFNLFGDALRDAYDPKTR; translated from the coding sequence ATGACGACCGTTCCCGCTGCCCCCGCCGCGCCCGAAAAGCGCAGCGCCGTGCGCGACTTCCTGTCCTCGCGCCCCATTCAGAAGCTGCGGCGCAACAAGCTCGCCATGCTCGGCCTGATTGCCGCGCTGCTCTTTTTGCTGGTCGGCTTCTTCGCGCCCCTGATCGCCCGCCCGTCGGTCGGGTCCAACTGCCTGCGTGACCTGGGCGCCAGCAGCCCGCAGGAGATCGCCAATCCGCTGGGCGGCGTGTTCTGGAAGGCGCACTTTGCCGCACCTGACAGTTGCTACGCCATCGAACGCGAGAGCTTCTCGCCCACGCCCAGTCCGCCCAGCGCCGAGGCCCCCTTCGGCACCAGCCAGGGCTACGACATCTTCTACGGCCTGATCTGGGGCACCCGCACGATGTTCAAGCTGTCTTTCATCATCGTGGGCATCACCCTGCTCGTGGGCGTGATCATCGGCGCGATCAGCGGCTACTACGGCGGCTGGATCGACAACCTGATTCAGCGCTTTATCGACGTGCTGTTCGCGCTGCCGGGCCTGGTGCTCACCATCATCCTGATCACCTTCCTGAAGGCGAGCAATCCGGGCATCGACCCCGCCTTTCCCATCATCGCGGCCTACACCGTGACCGGCTGGGCGAGCTACGCCCGCATCGTGCGCGGCGACGTGCTGCGAACCCGGCAACTGGAATTCGTGGACGCGGCCCGCAGCCTGGGTGCCCGCGACTGGCGGCTGATCCGGCGGCACATCATTCCCAACAGCCTCGCCAGCGTGATCACCCTCGCCGTGCTGGACCTGGGCACCATCCCGCTGAGCATCGCCGCGCTGTCGTTCCTGGGTCTGGGCTTCCCGACCGGCTACGCCGAGTGGGGCCAGCTCGTGGACTTCGCCCGCGCGTGGTTGCAGCCGCAGTATTGGTACGTGATGGTGTACCCGGCGGCCTTTATCATCCTGTTCAGCCTCGCCTTTAACCTCTTTGGCGACGCCCTGCGCGACGCCTACGACCCCAAGACGCGCTGA
- a CDS encoding ABC transporter permease, producing the protein MLNFIVRRLIQIPLVMLALSVLIVALTMLLTPAQRAAGYIRSDQQAAQLERIIRDRGLDQPFPVQYGKWLQSTLSGDLGFSKSSGQPVLDTIIERLPNTIELTLVTAIPIILIGVWLGTMSALNKDRFIDQVLRVFAVLGYSLPTFVLGIVLLAVLYGYLGWLPGAGQLEVVNQFAVGDIRRYTGMLGLDALLNGRFDIALDVLRHLIMPALTLIIVSGATILKVMRNNMLEALSSDYVRTARAKGLPERAVNLKHARRNALLSVITLGGFLIIGLLSGSIITETIFAYPGIGQWVVQSALQLDVPSVLGFALLSAIIVVVVSTLTDILYGVVDPRVRFD; encoded by the coding sequence ATGCTCAATTTCATCGTCCGCCGCCTCATTCAGATTCCGCTGGTCATGCTGGCCCTGTCGGTGCTGATTGTGGCCCTCACGATGCTGCTCACGCCCGCGCAGCGGGCGGCGGGGTACATCCGCAGCGACCAGCAGGCCGCGCAGCTTGAGCGCATCATCCGCGACCGGGGGCTCGACCAGCCCTTCCCGGTGCAGTACGGCAAGTGGCTGCAAAGCACGCTCTCGGGCGACCTCGGCTTTTCCAAGTCGAGCGGCCAGCCGGTGCTCGACACCATCATCGAGCGGCTGCCCAACACCATCGAGCTGACGCTGGTGACCGCCATTCCCATCATCCTGATCGGGGTGTGGCTGGGCACGATGAGTGCGCTGAACAAGGACCGCTTTATCGACCAGGTGCTGCGGGTGTTCGCCGTGCTGGGCTACAGCCTGCCGACCTTCGTGCTGGGGATCGTGCTGCTGGCGGTGCTGTACGGCTACCTGGGCTGGCTGCCGGGCGCGGGGCAACTGGAGGTCGTCAACCAGTTCGCCGTCGGGGACATCCGGCGCTACACCGGGATGCTGGGGCTGGACGCGCTGCTCAACGGGCGCTTTGACATCGCCCTCGACGTGTTGCGGCACCTGATCATGCCCGCCTTGACCCTGATCATCGTCTCGGGCGCGACCATCCTCAAGGTGATGCGCAACAACATGCTCGAGGCCCTGTCGAGCGACTACGTGCGCACCGCCCGCGCCAAGGGCCTGCCCGAACGCGCCGTGAACCTCAAGCACGCCCGGCGCAACGCGCTGCTGTCGGTGATCACGCTGGGGGGCTTCCTGATCATCGGCCTGCTGAGCGGGTCGATCATCACCGAGACGATCTTCGCCTACCCCGGCATCGGGCAGTGGGTGGTGCAGTCGGCGCTGCAACTCGACGTGCCCTCGGTGCTGGGCTTCGCCCTCCTTTCGGCGATTATCGTGGTGGTGGTCAGCACCCTGACCGACATCCTGTACGGGGTCGTCGATCCCCGCGTGAGGTTTGACTGA
- a CDS encoding ABC transporter substrate-binding protein, whose product MKKVALLSSLLLAAAVTSTAQAAVAKDTLVVQWAADVPTLDPAATYDTASGAIVENIYETLVTYKGASIRELEPLLATKWAISNGGKTYTFDLRKNVKFHSGNTMTCADAEYTFERNLVTNAAESGNWFFSESLLGTGSNAADDKSITWAKIDKAVECNRAGQLVFTLPKVDPAFLSKLAYAGQSVVDRQHAIKVGEWKGTEADWKNWIGKDLQGSNLNKQPSGTGAYRLVRRDANAILAQAFPGYWGKKPAIQNVVIQKVPELAARQQAFLRGDADIIETGGRANIEEQLKGKPGVVVVDGLPNTSATAIFMNEKIADASRLGSGKLDGRGIPANFFSDVNVRRAFAYSFNYAQYIRDVQNGKGKQRTMLLPDTFPGYDEKVKTYKYDPKQAEAYFKRAWGGNVWKNGFTLNVSYRAGAVPSQTAMEILKKNVEALNPKFRVNIQAKEWSAMLNDSKAGKEPMIIIGWAPDYADADNFMYTFYSSNGYYFPRNNWKDASVDKWLEQARSTTNAATRNRLYSLVGQRAYEQAPFVLIPAGVGIIAHRDNLVGVSARAYNPMISFDDTGTYWKELSKK is encoded by the coding sequence ATGAAGAAAGTTGCTCTGCTCAGCTCCCTGCTTCTCGCCGCTGCAGTGACCAGCACCGCCCAGGCCGCCGTCGCCAAGGACACGCTGGTCGTCCAGTGGGCCGCCGACGTGCCCACGCTGGACCCCGCCGCCACCTATGACACCGCCTCGGGCGCGATCGTCGAGAACATCTACGAGACCCTCGTGACCTACAAGGGCGCGAGCATCCGCGAACTCGAGCCCCTGCTGGCGACCAAGTGGGCCATCAGCAACGGCGGCAAGACCTACACCTTCGACCTGCGCAAGAACGTCAAGTTCCACTCCGGCAACACCATGACCTGCGCGGACGCCGAGTACACCTTCGAGCGCAACCTGGTCACCAACGCCGCCGAGTCGGGCAACTGGTTCTTCTCGGAGAGCCTGCTGGGCACCGGCTCCAACGCCGCCGACGACAAGAGCATCACCTGGGCCAAGATCGACAAGGCCGTGGAGTGCAACCGCGCCGGGCAGCTCGTCTTTACGCTGCCCAAGGTCGACCCCGCGTTCCTCTCCAAGCTCGCCTACGCGGGCCAGAGCGTCGTGGACCGCCAGCACGCCATCAAGGTGGGCGAGTGGAAGGGCACCGAGGCCGACTGGAAGAACTGGATCGGCAAGGACCTGCAGGGCAGCAACCTGAACAAGCAGCCCAGCGGCACGGGCGCCTACCGCCTGGTGCGCCGTGACGCCAATGCGATTCTCGCGCAGGCCTTCCCCGGCTACTGGGGCAAGAAGCCCGCGATCCAGAACGTGGTGATCCAGAAGGTGCCTGAGCTCGCCGCCCGCCAGCAGGCCTTCTTGCGCGGCGACGCCGACATCATCGAGACCGGCGGCCGCGCCAACATCGAAGAGCAGCTCAAGGGCAAGCCCGGCGTGGTCGTGGTGGACGGCCTGCCCAACACCAGCGCCACGGCGATCTTCATGAACGAGAAGATCGCGGACGCCAGCCGCCTGGGCAGCGGCAAGCTCGACGGGCGCGGCATCCCGGCGAACTTCTTCAGCGACGTGAACGTGCGCCGCGCCTTTGCGTACTCGTTCAACTACGCGCAGTACATCCGCGACGTGCAAAACGGCAAGGGCAAGCAGCGCACCATGCTGCTTCCCGACACCTTCCCCGGCTACGACGAGAAGGTCAAGACCTACAAGTACGACCCCAAGCAGGCCGAGGCGTACTTCAAGCGGGCCTGGGGCGGCAACGTCTGGAAGAACGGCTTTACCCTGAACGTGTCCTACCGCGCCGGGGCCGTGCCCTCGCAGACCGCCATGGAAATCCTGAAGAAGAACGTCGAGGCGCTGAACCCCAAGTTCCGCGTGAACATCCAGGCCAAGGAATGGTCGGCGATGCTCAACGATTCCAAGGCGGGCAAGGAGCCCATGATCATCATCGGGTGGGCGCCTGATTACGCCGACGCCGACAACTTCATGTACACCTTCTACTCCAGCAACGGCTACTACTTCCCGCGCAACAACTGGAAGGACGCCAGCGTGGACAAGTGGCTGGAGCAGGCCCGCTCCACCACCAACGCGGCCACCCGCAACCGGCTGTACTCGCTCGTCGGCCAGCGGGCCTACGAGCAGGCCCCCTTCGTGCTGATCCCGGCGGGCGTGGGCATCATCGCCCACCGCGACAACCTCGTGGGCGTGAGCGCCCGCGCGTACAACCCCATGATCAGCTTCGACGACACGGGCACCTACTGGAAGGAACTCAGCAAGAAGTAA
- a CDS encoding D-alanine--D-alanine ligase family protein translates to MKKRILLLAGGQSGEHEVSLMSARSVLSALPRDQFDVTPVVISPQGRWLPPTDTARALETGQAVPGGDLVLHRAASAEGYDAVFPLLHGPMGEDGTIQGLLTLAGIPFVGSGVLGSAVSMDKVMTKQVLASVGIPQVDWRLAVRREWQTRPEEVEARAAELGFPLFVKPANLGSSVGISKVSRPQDLQAALDLAFSLDRRVILEAMTPMRPREVEVGILGNDAPIASPVGELRFDADFYDYETKYTEGRAEMHIPAPLPAEVAERVRSLALTAFRALDGAGLARVDFFYVEETGELFLNEVNTMPGFTTTSMYPKLFEAAGLSYSELVTRLIELALERR, encoded by the coding sequence ATGAAGAAGCGCATCCTGCTGCTGGCGGGCGGTCAGTCCGGCGAACACGAGGTCAGCCTGATGAGTGCCCGAAGTGTCCTCTCGGCCCTGCCGCGCGACCAGTTCGACGTGACCCCGGTGGTCATCAGCCCGCAGGGGCGCTGGCTGCCGCCGACCGACACCGCCCGCGCCCTGGAAACCGGGCAGGCCGTTCCCGGCGGCGACCTCGTGCTGCACCGCGCCGCGAGCGCCGAGGGCTACGACGCCGTCTTTCCGCTGCTGCACGGCCCGATGGGGGAAGACGGCACCATCCAGGGCCTGCTGACCCTCGCGGGGATTCCCTTCGTGGGGTCGGGCGTGCTGGGGTCGGCGGTCAGCATGGACAAGGTGATGACCAAGCAGGTGCTCGCGTCGGTGGGCATTCCGCAGGTGGACTGGCGCCTCGCCGTGCGCCGCGAGTGGCAGACCCGGCCGGAGGAGGTCGAGGCCCGCGCCGCTGAACTGGGCTTCCCCCTCTTCGTGAAGCCCGCCAACCTCGGCTCCAGCGTGGGGATCAGCAAGGTGAGCCGCCCCCAGGACCTCCAGGCGGCCCTCGACCTGGCCTTTTCCCTCGACCGCCGCGTGATTCTGGAGGCGATGACGCCCATGAGGCCCCGCGAGGTGGAGGTCGGGATTCTGGGCAACGACGCGCCGATCGCCAGTCCGGTGGGGGAACTGCGCTTCGACGCCGATTTCTACGACTACGAGACGAAGTACACCGAGGGCCGCGCCGAGATGCACATCCCCGCCCCCCTTCCCGCCGAGGTGGCCGAGCGGGTCCGCAGCCTCGCCCTGACGGCCTTCCGGGCGCTCGACGGTGCGGGGCTGGCGCGGGTGGACTTCTTCTACGTGGAGGAGACGGGCGAGCTGTTCCTGAACGAGGTGAACACCATGCCCGGCTTTACCACGACCTCCATGTACCCCAAGCTGTTCGAGGCGGCGGGCCTGAGCTACAGCGAGCTGGTGACCCGGCTGATCGAGCTGGCGCTGGAGAGGCGGTGA
- a CDS encoding extracellular solute-binding protein: protein MKRFLLASAALLLSGSSLAQSQITVYSGRAKTFVDPIVQQFERSTGIKVNVRYGTDSQLVAALREEGSRSPADVFWGNSVGALGELAEDGKFLKLTTAMVRGVAPDYVPDDRTWLPTTVRFRVLAYNPNKIKPGDLPDSVLDLPKMTSLKGRIGWTVSYPSFQDFLAGMIAKHGEATTRQWIEGMKALQPKDYKTSNVGMLEAMRAGEIDVALTNHYYIQRVNRLSYPVETYFFKNGDIGNLGNATGAAILKTSKNRAAATRFLGALTGKDAQTFFLSVNFEYPVIGNIIQPTTMLSFSDVTKRSPRVDPAVLPKNIEKAQRLLREAGLL, encoded by the coding sequence ATGAAGCGCTTCCTGCTCGCCTCCGCTGCCCTGCTGCTCTCCGGTTCCTCGCTGGCCCAGTCCCAGATCACCGTGTACTCGGGCCGCGCCAAGACCTTCGTGGACCCCATCGTGCAGCAGTTCGAGCGCTCAACGGGCATCAAGGTGAATGTCCGCTACGGCACCGACAGCCAACTGGTCGCCGCGCTGCGCGAGGAGGGGAGCCGCAGCCCCGCCGACGTGTTCTGGGGCAACTCGGTGGGGGCGCTGGGCGAACTGGCCGAGGACGGCAAGTTCCTGAAGCTGACGACCGCGATGGTGCGCGGTGTGGCGCCCGACTACGTGCCCGACGACCGCACCTGGCTGCCCACCACCGTGCGCTTCCGGGTGCTGGCCTACAACCCCAACAAGATCAAGCCGGGCGACCTGCCCGACAGCGTGCTGGACCTGCCCAAGATGACCTCCCTCAAGGGCCGCATCGGCTGGACGGTCAGCTACCCCTCCTTCCAGGATTTCCTGGCGGGCATGATCGCCAAGCACGGCGAGGCCACGACCCGGCAGTGGATCGAGGGCATGAAGGCGCTGCAACCCAAGGACTACAAGACCAGCAACGTGGGGATGCTCGAAGCGATGCGGGCGGGCGAGATCGACGTGGCGCTCACCAACCACTACTACATCCAGCGCGTCAACCGCCTGAGCTACCCGGTCGAGACCTACTTCTTCAAGAACGGCGACATCGGCAACCTGGGCAACGCGACGGGCGCGGCCATCCTGAAGACCAGCAAGAACCGTGCGGCGGCCACCCGCTTCCTGGGGGCGCTGACCGGCAAGGACGCGCAGACCTTCTTCCTGAGCGTGAACTTCGAGTACCCGGTGATCGGCAACATCATCCAGCCCACCACCATGCTGAGCTTCAGCGACGTCACCAAGCGCAGCCCGCGCGTGGACCCCGCCGTGCTCCCCAAGAACATCGAGAAGGCCCAGCGGCTGCTGCGCGAGGCGGGGCTGCTGTAA